One window of the Rhipicephalus microplus isolate Deutch F79 chromosome 2, USDA_Rmic, whole genome shotgun sequence genome contains the following:
- the CngA gene encoding cyclic nucleotide-gated ion channel subunit A — MEAPPADTAPVLASDTAAVAGQAARTLGSPQLRVPAPTTLQVPRHRSLPNDGQVAPRTPEQPGDLELLENGVPSPSNRSSTCSEIVRIEQMASDQDSPPETKLGKYIGRIRGLKKWAVRHKKTKEPDRPDSFLEKFAMGQTAEEAAEPPKGEQTKQSFFQKHGRAFVVDPSENFHYRWLSVISAAVLYNVLVIVGRSVFWELQNAMPIAWYVFDYTCDGIYLLDMVFHARTGYLEQGLLVRNTRKLLKRYIESLHFKLDLISLVPTDVAYFFLGVECKVRVPCTVIVRLNRLFRAYRMQEFSDRTEARTNFPYAFRIAKLIFLILVIIHWNACLYFAVSYAIGFGTDNWVYKNISLPVYGTLRHQYIYSFYWSTLTLTTIGEVPIPEKDAEYVFVVIDFLVGVLIFATIVGNVGSMITNMNAARADFQHRMDSVKQYMEFRKVSKELENRVIKWFDYLWTNKQSLDEDKITSMLPDKLKAEIAIHVHLDTLKRVKLFQDCEPGLLVQLVLKLRLQVFSPGDYICRKGDVGKEMYIVKRGKLSVVGDDGRTVFATLSDGSVFGELSILNITGNKTGNRRTANVRSVGYSDLFCLSKEDLWIVLEEYAEAKKMLIERGRSILRRDGLLDEDAVKASEKEQESLQGKCERLEKALDNLQTRFARLLAEYMAFQIKMKQRISRLEGRTDVDDNGLVTVDDDDDAASQSSQL, encoded by the exons ATGGAAGCACCGCCTGCCGACACGGCGCCCGTGCTGGCTTCGGACACGGCGGCGGTCGCCGGGCAGGCCGCCAGGACCTTGGGCTCGCCGCAGCTCAGGGTTCCTGCGCCGACCACCCTTCAGGTGCCCCGACACCGCAGCCTCCCCAACGACGGACAGGTGGCACCGCGCACTCCAGAGCAG CCTGGTGATCTGGAGCTGCTTGAAAATGGCGTCCCGAGCCCGTCCAACCGCAGCAGCACGTGCTCGGAGATCGTGCGCATCGAGCAGATGGCCAGCGACCAGGACTCACCGCCAGAGACGAAGCTTGGCAAATACATCGGCAGAATCCGG GGCCTTAAGAAATGGGCAGTGCGCCACAAAAAGACCAAGGAGCCCGATCGACCCGACTCCTTTTTGGAGAAGTTCGCCATGGGACAAACGGCCGAAGAAGCTGCAGAGCCTCCCAAAGGAGAACAAACGAAGCAAAG CTTCTTCCAGAAGCATGGTCGTGCTTTTGTTGTGGACCCTTCTGAAAACTTCCACTACCGGTGGCTCTCCGTGATCAGTGCTGCTGTTCTTTACAACGTGCTCGTCATTGTGGGTCGCAGTGTGTTCTGGGAACTGCAGAACGCGATGCCTATCGCTTGGTACGTGTTCGACTACACCTGCGATGGCATATACCTCCTCGACATGGTCTTCCACGCCAGAACAG GATACCTTGAGCAAGGCCTTCTTGTCAGAAACACTCGCAAGCTCCTGAAGCGGTACATAGAGTCCCTCCACTTCAAGCTAGACCTCATCAGTTTGGTTCCGACGGACGTAGCGTACTTCTTCCTGGGTGTCGAGTGCAAAGTGCGCGTGCCCTGCACGGTGATAGTGCGGCTGAACCGTCTGTTTCGAGCATACCGAATGCAGGAATTCTCGGACCGGACTGAGGCCCGCACAAACTTCCCGTACGCGTTTCGCATCGCCAAGCTTATATTCCTAATTTTGGTGATAATCCACTGGAACGCGTGCCTATACTTTGCCGTGAGCTACGCCATAGGCTTCGGGACGGACAATTGGGTGTACAAGAACATTAGCCTGCCCGTGTACGGTACACTGCGGCATCAATACATCTACAGCTTTTACTGGTCGACGCTGACCTTGACGACCATAGGTGAAGTGCCTATTCCCGAGAAGGATGCGGAGTACGTGTTTGTCGTCATTGACTTTCTCGTCGGTGTGctcattttcgccaccatcgtcGGTAATGTGGGCAGTATGATCACTAACATGAACGCTGCGAGAGCCGATTTCCAACATCGCATGGACAGCGTGAAGCAGTACATGGAGTTTAGAAAGGTGAGCAAGGAGCTCGAGAACCGGGTCATCAAATGGTTCGACTACCTCTGGACAAACAAGCAGTCGTTGGACGAGGACAAGATTACGTCGATGCTTCCGGACAAACTGAAAGCCGAGATTGCTATCCATGTGCACCTGGACACGTTGAAAAGAGTGAAACTCTTTCAAGACTGCGAGCCGGGACTTCTAGTGCAGCTTGTGTTGAAGCTGAGGCTTCAAGTGTTCAGCCCTGGAGACTACATTTGCCGCAAGGGCGACGTTGGCAAGGAGATGTACATTGTGAAGAGAGGAAAACTGAGCGTTGTTGGTGACGATGGACGGACTGTGTTTGCCACGCTAAGCGATGGTAGCGTGTTTGGAGAACTCAGTATACTTAACATTACCGGCAACAAGACCGGAAACCGTAGGACGGCAAACGTCCGCAGCGTTGGCTACTCCGACCTTTTCTGTCTCTCCAAAGAAGACCTCTGGATAGTGTTAGAGGAATACGCCGAGGCGAAGAAGATGCTTATTGAAAGAGGACGCAGCATACTGCGGCGTGACGGACTCCTGGACGAAGACGCCGTCAAGGCTTCCGAGAAGGAGCAGGAGTCCCTGCAGGGAAAGTGTGAACGGCTTGAGAAAGCATTGGACAATCTTCAAACCCGATTTGCCCGGCTTCTGGCGGAGTACATGGCCTTCCAGATCAAGATGAAGCAGCGCATAAGCAgactagaaggacgcacggacgttgATGACAACGGACTGGTGACTgtggatgatgacgatgacgctgcTAGTCAAAGCAGCCAGCTGTGA